One segment of Coffea arabica cultivar ET-39 chromosome 7c, Coffea Arabica ET-39 HiFi, whole genome shotgun sequence DNA contains the following:
- the LOC113698324 gene encoding uncharacterized protein, protein MMMRKANTRRKEESKGLGLVDFVFSWSIPDVMNKNLYSDKVKQVPETFPSTDHYLKSFIYPLIEETHADLFSSMTALSRAPMREVFDVKISKDYKPPKELYYSISLKQMGMNEKKEGIYEPEFGDLIALTDVRPKCIDDLNRPKRPYLLAIIQGMKDGDSQKLPILSSKPIEFEKHEDGKGKNRDKLFAVYLTNLTTNIRIWKALHPDPEVVNMKIIKAIMPVDPNVGRNCTLCSNGETKRDAGSHLIAAIQNFGLDESQGTAVLDCITTKECHHQNSVKLIWGPPGTGKTKTVASLLFLLLQMKCRTLTCAPTNVAVLGVTNRLMTLVRPSLECDTYGLGDILLFGNGERMKIDDYEELLDVFLDYRVTALSCCLAPLSGWKGSTESMIRLLEDPEKQYQLYLDKEREKDQSDDEEPPSDEKGELEGGLFENINVSDSQGKVDEIDSQSSKKNKPKFWKKVIVQTLKENKKKKSKDKAASKKSKHNMEGKNIAGSKTNKREPDNTSVTLLSFDEFFIKKFKLIGNRLIFCITSLYTHMPTSFIPMEVAKNMKRVSDMLQALGSLIHKVTSANEGLREVLYGTETAERRIRHFNELRRTRMGCLLNLKHLQEKISLPSFSEDYQIRNFCLQRAFLVFCTASSSAKLHVEGMAPLELLVIDEAAQLKECESTIPLLLPGIRHAILIGDEKQLPAMVQSQICEKANFGRSLFERLVMLGHQKHLLNVQYRMHPSISLFPNREFYGKLIMDGPNVKDVKYKKRFLKGSIFGSYSFIDINPGKEQFDDKHSRKNLVEVYVVAEIIANLHKRSLISKQKLRVGCISPYKAQVSAIQEKLGQKYSTDTDSDFSVNVRSVDGFQGGEEDVIIISTVRCNGSGSVGFLSNHQRTNVALTRARHCLWILGNSATLVNSHSVWKKLVLDAKARGCFYNARDNKILVQAISSALIELGQFDKLLSTDSVLFKTARWKVCFSDDFSKSLARIRDPEICKEVLSLLVKLASGWRQRLSDTSRIEINGTSLLLETYDVKGLKLMWTVGIQKFISIDMQVIKVWDILANPEIPNLAKQLDKIYGNYTLNTVNRCKFKRMEGNLVVPATWPSESKSVTGDDPSEHLASKFAGISLRDEPRPSTRSNRSAQTHGKHHNKWKKSQK, encoded by the exons ATGATGATGAGGAAGGCGAACACAAGGAGGAAGGAAGAATCCAAGGGTCTGGGCTTGGTAGACTTTGTGTTTTCTTGGTCTATTCCTGATGTGATGAACAAAAATCTTTACTCTGACAAG GTGAAACAGGTACCGGAGACATTTCCGTCAACTGATCATTACCTGAAATCATTTATCTACCCACTTATTGAAGAAACGCACGCTGATTTGTTCTCAAGCATGACAGCATTGTCTCGTGCGCCTATGCGTGAAGTATTTGATGTAAAAATATCAAAGGATTATAAACCTCCTAAAGAGTTGTACTATTCCATTTCattgaagcaaatgggaatgaatgagaaaaaagaaggaatctACGAGCCTGAGTTTGGAGATCTTATTGCACTTACAGATGTAAGGCCAAAATGTATTGATGATTTGAACAGGCCGAAAAGACCATATCTTCTTGCTATAATTCAAGGGATGAAGGATGGAGATTCTCAGAAACTTCCTATTTTGTCGTCAAAACCTATTGAGTTTGAGAAACATGAGGATGGAAAGGGTAAAAACAGGGACAAACTGTTTGCTGTTTATCTTACTAACTTGACAACAAACATCAGAATATGGAAAGCTCTACATCCTGACCCAGAAGTAGTAAACATGAAGATTATTAAGGCCATAATGCCAGTTGATCCGAAT GTTGGACGGAATTGCACTCTTTGTTCTAATGGAGAAACTAAAAGAGATGCTGGATCACATTTAATTGCAGCCATTCAAAATTTTGGACTAGATGAGTCCCAAGGAACTGCTGTTTTAGATTGTATTACTACTAAAGAGTGTCACCATCAAAATTCAGTCAAGCTGATATGGGGTCCTCCAGGAACAGGAAAAACAAAGACAgtagcttctctattatttttgCTGCTACAGATGAAATGCAGAACATTGACTTGTGCTCCAACCAATGTTGCGGTGCTGGGAGTTACAAATCGGTTGATGACTTTGGTCAGGCCATCTCTCGAGTGTGATACTTATGGACTAGGGGACATTCTTTTGTTTGGAAATGGGGAACGAATGAAGATTGATGATTATGAAGAACTCCTTGATGTATTTCTTGATTACCGAGTTACTGCTCTTTCATGTTGTTTGGCTCCATTGTCCGGGTGGAAAGGCAGTACTGAATCTATGATACGGCTGCTTGAAGATCCTGAGAAACAGTATCAGCTGTATTTGGAtaaagagagggaaaaggatcaaagtgatgatgaagaaccTCCCAGTGATGAGAAGGGTGAGCTGGAAGGAGGACTATTTGAAAACATTAATGTAAGTGACAGCCAGGGGAAAGTGGATGAGATTGACAGTCAAAGCTCAAAAAAGAATAAGCCTAAGTTCTGGAAGAAAGTTATTGTTCAAACTTTAAAGgagaacaagaagaaaaaatcaAAGGACAAAGCAGCTTCTAAGAAATCGAAGCACAACATGGAGGGGAAAAATATTGCTGGTAGCAAGACAAACAAAAGAGAGCCAGACAATACGTCGGTTACTCTTTTGtcatttgatgaattttttatcAAGAAATTTAAATTGATTGGGAATCGGCTAATATTTTGTATAACAAGCTTGTACACCCACATGCCTACATCTTTCATTCCAATGGAGGTAGCAAAGAATATGAAAAGGGTTTCTGACATGCTGCAAGCTCTTGGATCTTTGATACATAAGGTCACTTCTGCTAATGAAGGGCTAAGAGAAGTCCTCTATGGAACTGAAACTGCAGAAAGAAGGATAAGACACTTCAATGAGTTGCGAAGGACTAGAATGGGATGCCTGCTAAACCTGAAACATCTTCAAGAAAAAATCTCTCTTCCAAGCTTCTCTGAAGATTATCAAATTAGAAACTTCTGTTTACAGAGAGCTTTCTTGGTCTTTTGTACTGCTTCAAGCTCAGCTAAGTTGCATGTGGAAGGAATGGCACCACTGGAATTATTGGTCATTGATGAAGCTGCACAGTTGAAGGAATGCGAGTCCACTATACCCCTTCTGCTACCTGGTATCCGCCATGCTATACTTATTGGAGATGAGAAACAACTACCAGCAATGGTTCAAAGCCAG ATATGTGAGAAGGCCAATTTtggaagaagtttatttgagaGGCTAGTGATGTTAGGTCATCAAAAGCACCTTCTCAATGTTCAGTACAGGATGCATCCATCGATAAGCTTATTTCCAAATAGGGAGTTCTATGGTAAGCTAATAATGGATGGTCCCAATGTGAAGGATGTGAAGTACAAGAAGCGCTTCCTGAAAGGGTCCATTTTTGGATCATACTCATTCATTGACATCAACCCTGGTAAAGAGCAGTTTGATGACAAGCATAGTAGGAAAAATCTCGTGGAGGTTTATGTAGTTGCCGAGATCATTGCTAACCTTCATAAAA GGTCTCTCATTTCAAAGCAGAAGCTCCGTGTTGGCTGCATATCACCATACAAAGCTCAAGTTTCTGCAATTCAGGAAAAACTTGGCCAGAAATATAGTACGGACACAGACAGTGACTTCTCTGTTAATGTTCGTTCTGTCGATGGATTTCAAGGAGGGGAAGAAGATGTTATAATTATTTCAACAGTGCGGTGTAATGGGAGTGGATCAGTTGGCTTCCTTTCCAATCATCAGAGGACAAATGTGGCTCTCACTCGAGCAAG GCACTGCCTTTGGATATTGGGAAATAGTGCAACCCTCGTGAATAGTCATTCCGTTTGGAAGAAACTAGTATTGGACGCAAAGGCTCGTGGTTGTTTCTATAATGCTAGAGATAACAAGATCTTGGTTCAAGCAATTTCTTCTGCCTTAATTGAGTTAGGCCAATTTGATAAACTACTCAGTACCGACTCAGTGCTGTTCAAAACAGCGAGGTGGAAG GTTTGCTTCAgcgatgatttttcaaaatcacTAGCAAGAATTCGGGATCCTGAGATCTGCAAGGAAGTTCTTTCTCTTCTAGTGAAGCTTGCGAGCGGCTGGCGCCAGCGTCTAAGTGACACTAGTAGAATTGAAATTAATGGTACTTCTCTGTTGTTGGAGACGTATGATGTGAAGGGTCTGAAACTGATGTGGACAGTCGGCATCCAGAAGTTCATTTCAATTGACATGCAAGTGATAAAAGTTTGGGATATTTTGGCAAACCCGGAGATACCAAACTTGGCAAAGCAACTTGACAAGATATATGGAAACTACACGCTGAACACTGTGAATCGTTGCAAATTCAAACGGATGGAAGG GAATTTAGTAGTTCCAGCCACGTGGCCATCGGAATCAAAATCTGTTACTGGTGATGATCCAAGCGAACACTTGGCAAGTAAATTTGCCGGAATCAGTCTAAGGGATGAGCCAAGACCGTCTACAAGGAGTAACAG AAGTGCGCAAACTCATGGGAAGCACCACAACAAGTGGAAGAAGTCACAGAAGTGA
- the LOC113699281 gene encoding uncharacterized protein, translating to MEVANHAAKRKRDYSDYDNGDDGRSASAPSNGEEIDLSLLEALEKSQQNPVEALDIKTLKKLVLAFERRLKDNTAARLKYPDQPEKFADSEVELHEEIEKLKILAGGPELYPELVSLGTVASITQLLNHDNTDIAIDAVSLIQDLTDEDVFDGEEKDEPANVLVDALIENNALELLVQNLSRLSESDPDESAAIYSTLSTIENLIEIKPAVAELVCERTKLLKWLVGKIKVREFDSNKQYASEILAILLQNSMANQKRLGQMNGVDAVLQAVAMYKSRDPKTGDEEEMVENLFDCLCCLLMPLENKEKFVKAEGVELMIIIMNQKKLCYGSAIRALDFAMTNYPPACERFIDVMGLKTAFPAFMGKIPVSKKNKKKGFKEELEERLISLIASLFGGILRGSRRERLLIKFVEHECEKIDRLMELYMRYSNRVKAETERLNDIELDDLEMDEEEKYNRKLDSGLYTLQLIAVILGHLWTSEHPQMRARIELLLKQNKLSRKDVKDVLQEYHGNVGDLEGPEEKERAQSKIQKFISAF from the exons ATGGAGGTCGCGAACCACGCTGCGAAGAGGAAACGCGACTACTCCGACTACGACAACGGCGACGACGGACGCTCCGCCTCCGCCCCCTCCAATGGCGAAGAAATAGACCTCTCTTTACTCGAAGCCCTAGAAAAATCTCAGCAAAACCCCGTCGAAGCTCTCgacattaaaaccctaaagaagcTCGTACTGGCCTTCGAACGGCGATTGAAAGACAACACCGCCGCTCGATTAAAATACCCGGATCAACCCGAGAAGTTCGCGGACTCCGAAGTCGAGCTCCATGAAGAAATCGAGAAGCTCAAAATCCTCGCCGGTGGACCCGAACTTTACCCGGAGCTCGTGTCCCTCGGCACCGTCGCTTCCATTACTCAGCTGCTCAACCACGACAACACCGATATCGCAATTGACGCCGTTTCGCTCATCCAAGACCTCACCGACGAGGACGTTTTTGACGGCGAGGAGAAGGACGAGCCGGCGAATGTTCTAGTCGATGCCTTAATTGAGAACAATGCGCTGGAGCTTTTGGTTCAGAATTTGAGTCGGTTGTCCGAATCCGACCCTGATGAATCAGCGGCTATTTATAGCACTCTGTCGACTATTGAGAATTTGATTGAAATCAAGCCGGCGGTGGCGGAATTGGTCTGCGAGAGGACGAAATTGCTGAAATGGTTGGTTGGGAAGATTAAGGTGAGGGAGTTTGACAGTAATAAGCAGTATGCTTCAGAGATTTTGGCGATTTTGTTGCAGAATAGCATGGCGAATCAGAAACGGTTGGGGCAGATGAACGGGGTGGATGCTGTGCTCCAGGCTGTGGCAATGTACAAGTCGAGGGACCCGAAAACTGGGGATGAAGAGGAAATGGTGGAgaatttgtttgattgtttgtgTTGTTTGTTGATGCCTTTGGAAAATAAAGAGAAGTTTGTGAAGGCCGAGGGGGTGGAGttgatgattattattatgaacCAGAAGAAATTGTGCTACGGGTCTGCTATCAGGGCCTTGGATTTTGCTATGACGAATTATCCGCCTGCTTGTGAGAGGTTTATTGATGTGATGGGGTTGAAGACTGCGTTTCCAGCTTTTATGGGTAAG ATTCCTGTGAGcaagaagaacaaaaaaaaaggcttcaAAGAGGAACTTGAAGAGCGCCTTATATCACTAATTGCGTCATTATTTG GTGGAATCTTGAGGGGTTCTAGAAGGGAAAGATTGTTAATTAAATTTGTGGAGCATGAGTGTGAAAAGATAGACCGGCTCATGGAGCTATATATGAG ATATTCCAATAGAGTGAAAGCAGAGACAGAAAGATTGAATGATATTGAACTTGACGATTTGGAG ATGGATGAGGAGGAAAAGTACAACAGAAAGCTGGACTCTGGGCTATATACTCTTCAG TTAATTGCTGTGATTCTTGGTCATCTTTGGACGTCTGA GCATCCTCAGATGAGAGCGAGAATCGAACTATTATTGAAGCAGAATAAGCTCTCTAGGAAGGATGTCAAGGACGTACTTCAG GAATATCACGGCAATGTTGGTGACCTGGAAGGTCCTGAAGAGAAAGAAAGGGCACAGTCAAAGATCCAGAAATTCATCTCAGCATTTTGA
- the LOC113699222 gene encoding protein DJ-1 homolog D yields the protein MAKPNAQKRVLLLCGDYMEDYEVMVPFQALLAYGVAVDAVCPGKKAGDFCRTSIHQLSGHQTYTESRGHNFTLNATFDEIETGTYDGLVIPGGRAPEYLAMDKSVLSLAKNFADSQKPIVSICHAQLILAAADSVKGRRCTAYPALKPVLIAAGAHWEEPETLASCIADGNLITGATYEGNPEFINLFIKGLGGSITGSAKRILFICGDFMEDYEVMVPFQSFQALECHVDAVCPNKGAGDKCATAVHDFEGDQTYSEKPGHDFTLTADFGAVDASSYDALVIPGGRAPEYLALNESVIKLVKHFMESGKPVASICHGQQILAAAGVLKGKKCTAYPAVKLNVVLSGASWLEPEPIDRCFTDGNLVTGAAWPGHPQFISQLMALLGIGVSF from the exons ATGGCTAAACCCAATGCTCAGAAAAGGGTTCTTTTGTTATGCGGAGACTACATGGAAGACTACGAG GTGATGGTCCCGTTTCAAGCATTACTGGCCTATGGAGTAGCTGTTGATGCAGTTTGCCCCGGGAAGAAAGCTGGTGACTTTTGCCGCACATCTATTCATCAATTGTCCGGTCACCAG ACTTATACTGAGTCCCGAGGCCACAACTTTACCCTTAATGCAACTTTTGACGAAATAGAGACCGGCACATACGATGGGTTGGTCATACCAGGAGGACGTGCTCCAGAATATCTTGCCATGGATAAATCTGTTTTATCCTTGGCTAAAAATTTTGCGGATTCTCAGAAGCCTATTGTATCAATATGCCATGCACAATTGATCTTGGCAGCTGCAGATTCAGTGAAAGGCCGGAGATGTACAGCTTATCCTGCTCTCAAGCCTGTATTAATTGCTGCAGGTGCTCATTGGGAAGAACCAGAGACCTTGGCTTCATGTATTGCTGATGGCAATCTCATCACAGGAGCCACATACGAAGGAAATCCTGAGTTTATTAACCTTTTCATCAAGGGACTGGGTGGCAGCATAACTGGTTCTGCCAAACGAATACTATTTATTTGTGGG GATTTCATGGAAGACTATGAAGTTATGGTTCCTTTTCAGTCCTTTCAGGCTCTTGAGTGCCATGTTGATGCTGTTTGCCCCAACAAGGGTGCTGGAGACAAATGTGCAACAGCTGTCCATGATTTTGAAGGTGACCAAACATATAGTGAGAAGCCGGGCCATGATTTTACCCTAACTGCTGATTTTGGAGCTGTGGATGCTTCGAGCTATGATGCTCTTGTGATCCCTGGGGGCCGAGCTCCAGAATACTTAGCACTGAATGAGAGCGTTATAAAATTGGTGAAACACTTTATGGAGTCTGGCAAACCAGTAGCATCTATTTGCCATGGGCAACAGATTTTGGCTGCTGCTGGTGTTCTCAAG GGAAAGAAATGCACTGCATACCCTGCTGTGAAGCTTAATGTGGTTCTATCTGGGGCATCTTGGTTAGAACCCGAACCGATAGATCGTTGTTTTACCGATGGAAATCTGGTGACTGGAGCAGCTTGGCCAGGTCATCCCCAGTTCATTTCACAGCTCATGGCACTGCTTGGCATAGGTGTATCGTTTTAG